From a single Leclercia sp. AS011 genomic region:
- a CDS encoding MASE1 domain-containing protein, whose protein sequence is MKADKLTISVSLLAWGALYYLLGWISLFLDGSESRVAFIWLPSGVAVTAFLITTRKQWLALWITLFLARLFLGMTFQHTLHVSLVLALFSLTSHLGIAWCVRDFSRGYDRLHKIVTWVISTIVISALAALAGVGWISLLAGSMQMQWLWIVWSANVTGTLFVTPPLMGLLASSNKEARRESIPGVCLVFAVLLATLYIFNGVPDRSDNIALIYALACLPLVLLTATTVICGNRLASVAFILFSAVVIYASWRETGPFYFARLAAEESVLLAQCYLSAAALLLVFIRAQKTQTAADPPPRAMAYSLDPETGSLIWDPLADPAFAAALASVTSREALLARVPDPQQQAQMAARWQAVANGQPVSEAFRFTLALPGQLPVPIAERNLLLMSDRDRPVIVAFWSEDKASLFQSAPQEEG, encoded by the coding sequence ATGAAAGCAGATAAACTGACGATATCGGTCTCGTTGCTCGCCTGGGGCGCGCTTTACTATCTGCTGGGCTGGATCTCGTTATTCCTCGACGGCTCCGAAAGCCGGGTAGCCTTTATCTGGCTACCGTCGGGGGTGGCCGTCACCGCCTTCCTTATTACCACGCGAAAGCAGTGGCTCGCGCTGTGGATCACCCTTTTTCTTGCCCGCCTGTTCCTCGGTATGACTTTTCAGCATACGCTGCACGTCTCGCTGGTGCTGGCCCTGTTTTCCCTGACCAGTCACCTGGGCATCGCCTGGTGCGTGCGCGATTTTTCCCGGGGGTACGACCGGCTGCACAAAATCGTCACCTGGGTTATCTCGACGATTGTCATCAGCGCGCTGGCGGCGCTGGCAGGGGTCGGCTGGATCTCCCTGCTGGCCGGGAGCATGCAGATGCAGTGGCTGTGGATCGTCTGGAGCGCCAACGTCACCGGCACGCTGTTTGTCACCCCGCCGCTGATGGGGCTGCTGGCCTCGTCCAATAAAGAGGCGCGGCGAGAGTCAATCCCGGGCGTATGTCTGGTGTTTGCCGTGCTGCTGGCAACGCTGTATATCTTTAACGGCGTGCCCGACCGCAGCGACAACATTGCTCTGATTTACGCCCTGGCCTGCCTGCCGCTGGTTCTGCTCACCGCGACCACCGTGATCTGCGGCAATCGGCTGGCGTCAGTGGCGTTTATCCTCTTTAGCGCGGTGGTGATCTACGCCTCCTGGCGGGAAACTGGTCCCTTTTATTTCGCCCGTCTGGCAGCGGAAGAGTCGGTTTTACTGGCGCAATGCTACCTCTCTGCCGCCGCCCTGCTGCTGGTGTTTATCCGCGCCCAGAAAACACAGACCGCAGCCGACCCTCCTCCCCGGGCGATGGCCTACTCTCTCGACCCTGAAACGGGCAGCCTGATCTGGGATCCCCTTGCTGACCCTGCCTTCGCCGCCGCGTTAGCCTCTGTCACCAGCCGGGAAGCGCTGCTGGCCCGGGTGCCCGACCCGCAACAGCAGGCGCAGATGGCCGCCCGCTGGCAGGCGGTCGCCAACGGCCAGCCCGTGTCAGAGGCATTTCGTTTTACCCTGGCGCTGCCAGGCCAGCTGCCAGTCCCAATCGCCGAGCGTAATCTGCTGCTGATGAGCGACAGGGATCGCCCGGTGATTGTCGCATTCTGGTCTGAAGACAAGGCAAGCCTGTTTCAGTCCGCGCCGCAGGAGGAAGGTTAA
- a CDS encoding methyl-accepting chemotaxis protein, with protein sequence MRRNNHVTQNEFLLNEGSTLMSTTDTQSHITYANSAFIDASGYKEEHLTGEPHNVIRHPDMPREAFGDMWFTLQQGESWTGLVKNRRHNGDHYWVRANVTPVYQNDTLTGYISVRNIPERSEIDASEALYQRVRNNELKGHRFYKGVLVRRGVLSFLSLFKRLSTAKRINYALGITALLALALPLLFPGGLLQTGGLALLFILLAIFLNAQICRPVKTIVKQMQRVVSGRKTDYFHFDRVDEIGLMMRLVNQSGLNLNSLVDDVGTQISGIRAISQQVAKEGDALQARSEETSGDLQQTAAAVEEIASAVKQTAQTAEEAIRMADQTSASAHSGEAVMKQTIGVMQSVSKDNGQIVDIIAVIDRIAFQTNILALNAAVEAARAGEAGRGFAVVAAEVRNLAQHSASAAKEIAALIEKNVASVNAGVNMVEQTETQLTTMIGNVLNMSALIKEIGHATQEQTQALTLINESISRIGVMTHNNTGMVEHVTQAANHLTQRTTRLQQAIAVFGG encoded by the coding sequence ATGAGGCGTAACAATCACGTTACACAAAACGAGTTTTTGCTTAACGAAGGCTCGACGTTAATGTCGACCACCGATACTCAGAGTCATATTACGTACGCGAACTCGGCCTTTATTGATGCCAGTGGTTATAAAGAAGAACACCTTACTGGAGAGCCGCATAATGTGATCCGCCATCCGGATATGCCCCGGGAGGCCTTTGGCGATATGTGGTTTACCCTGCAACAGGGCGAGAGCTGGACCGGGCTGGTGAAGAACCGCCGCCACAACGGGGATCACTACTGGGTGCGGGCCAACGTTACGCCGGTTTACCAGAATGACACCCTCACCGGTTATATTTCAGTGCGAAATATTCCCGAGCGCAGTGAAATAGACGCCAGCGAGGCGCTTTATCAGCGGGTGCGAAATAACGAATTAAAAGGGCATCGTTTTTATAAAGGGGTGCTGGTACGCCGGGGAGTACTCTCTTTTCTTTCTCTGTTTAAACGGCTCAGCACCGCAAAGCGGATTAATTACGCCCTTGGCATTACCGCCCTCCTCGCCCTGGCGCTGCCTTTATTATTCCCGGGCGGATTATTGCAAACCGGCGGCCTCGCATTGCTGTTTATTTTACTGGCGATATTTCTCAATGCCCAAATCTGCCGCCCGGTGAAAACCATCGTTAAACAGATGCAGCGCGTGGTGTCGGGTCGCAAAACCGACTATTTCCACTTCGATCGAGTCGATGAGATTGGTTTAATGATGCGGCTGGTTAATCAGTCCGGATTAAACCTGAATTCGCTGGTGGATGACGTCGGAACGCAAATCAGCGGCATCCGCGCGATTAGCCAGCAGGTGGCGAAAGAAGGCGATGCCCTGCAGGCCCGCTCGGAGGAGACCTCAGGCGATTTGCAGCAGACCGCCGCCGCGGTGGAAGAGATTGCCAGCGCGGTCAAACAGACCGCCCAGACGGCGGAAGAGGCGATCCGCATGGCCGACCAGACCAGCGCCAGCGCGCACAGTGGCGAAGCGGTGATGAAGCAGACCATCGGCGTGATGCAGTCCGTCTCGAAAGATAACGGCCAGATTGTCGATATCATCGCGGTGATCGACCGTATCGCCTTCCAGACCAATATTCTGGCGCTCAATGCCGCAGTGGAAGCCGCCCGCGCTGGTGAGGCCGGACGCGGCTTTGCGGTGGTCGCCGCCGAAGTGCGTAATCTGGCCCAGCACTCTGCGTCAGCGGCGAAGGAGATCGCCGCGCTTATCGAGAAAAACGTTGCCAGCGTCAATGCCGGGGTGAATATGGTGGAACAGACCGAAACCCAGTTAACCACCATGATTGGCAACGTGCTGAATATGTCAGCTCTGATCAAAGAGATCGGCCACGCCACCCAGGAGCAGACCCAGGCGCTGACCCTGATTAACGAGTCCATTTCCCGTATCGGGGTGATGACCCATAACAACACCGGGATGGTGGAGCACGTCACCCAGGCGGCCAACCACCTCACCCAGCGCACCACCCGCCTGCAACAGGCGATTGCGGTGTTCGGCGGCTGA
- a CDS encoding adenylate kinase yields MKINIIGTSGSGKSTLARRIAAELALPCIEMDTLYWRSDWQGTPDEMLFAKLEAILSATPGWVLDGNYNRTRPIKWRNVDLVVWVDYGLARTLRQAVMRAVKRAWTQQELWPGTGNRESFRRSFFSRESILLWTLKTWRSNRARYESDMQNPAFAHIRFVRITSRQQAEALIAELRSSL; encoded by the coding sequence ATGAAAATCAATATAATTGGTACCAGCGGCAGCGGCAAAAGCACGCTGGCCCGCAGGATCGCCGCCGAACTGGCGCTGCCCTGTATCGAAATGGACACCCTGTACTGGCGTTCCGACTGGCAGGGCACCCCGGATGAGATGCTGTTCGCGAAGCTGGAGGCGATACTCAGCGCCACGCCGGGCTGGGTGCTGGACGGCAACTACAACCGCACCCGTCCGATAAAATGGCGCAACGTCGATCTGGTGGTATGGGTCGATTACGGCCTGGCCCGCACCCTGCGCCAGGCGGTGATGCGAGCAGTGAAACGCGCCTGGACCCAGCAGGAGCTGTGGCCCGGCACTGGCAACCGGGAAAGTTTTCGCCGTTCCTTCTTTAGCCGGGAATCGATCCTGCTGTGGACGCTCAAAACCTGGCGCAGCAACCGGGCGCGCTATGAATCGGACATGCAGAACCCGGCTTTTGCCCATATCCGCTTCGTGCGCATCACCTCCCGCCAGCAGGCTGAGGCCCTGATCGCTGAGCTGCGTTCGTCCCTGTAA